A genomic window from Periophthalmus magnuspinnatus isolate fPerMag1 chromosome 16, fPerMag1.2.pri, whole genome shotgun sequence includes:
- the prpf3 gene encoding U4/U6 small nuclear ribonucleoprotein Prp3, which yields MSLPKREVEELRPWVERTVKKVLGFSEPTVVTAALHCVGKGLDKRKTTDQLRPFLEDSAGGFVDRLFEAVEESRTSRGSKGGSEKSRKREIKDVFGDESEMGAVRDSSDKGDGTAVKRKRVPRFEEVEEPEVMAAPATESPGMLTKMQIKQMMEAATKQIEERKKQLTFSSPAASRLSSSDSMSRLGAGAASIGASQAASFMNDAIEKARKAAELKARIQSQLSSKPGILGGLSAPTPNNNMVALMNLQAMGIAPPKVEIKEMNKPSPLILDDKGRTVDATGKEIELTHRMPTLKANIRAVKREQFRQQLKEKPGEELESTFFDNRVNLAPAQRIRKGFKFHEQGRFEKIAQRIRTKAQLEKLQNEIAQAARKTGIQASTKLALIAPKKELGEGEVPHIEWWDSYILPTNKEYASETKFEELELFGVTNLVEHPAQMKPPGKFDMDKAVTLGVYLTKKEQKKLRRQTRREGQKELQEKVRLGLMPPPEPKVRISNLMRVLGTEAVQDPTKVEAHVRAQMAKRQKAHEEANAARKLTAEQRKEKKVKKLKEDLTDGVHISVYRIRNLQNPAKKFKVEANANQLYLTGTVVMHKDSNIVVVEGGPKSQKKFKRLMMHRIKWEEPSSKRDDRDDDDTKRNNKCWLIWEGTAKERSFGEIKFKQCPTESMAREHFKKHRTEHYWDLALSHSVLDGTDD from the exons ATGTCTCTTCCTAAGcgggaggtggaggagctgaGGCCGTGGGTAGAGCGCACCGTGAAGAAGGTTTTGGGATTTTCGGAGCCGACTGTGGTCACTGCGGCTCTGCACTGTGTGGGGAAGGGACTCGATAAAAGGAAGACCACAG accAGTTGCGTCCTTTTCTTGAAGACTCTGCTGGAGGCTTTGTCGATCGGCTGTTTGAAGCTGTGGAGGAGAGCCGTACTTCCCGTGGTAGTAAAGGTGGATCAGAAAAGAGCAGAAAGAGGGAAATAAAG GATGTCTTTGGGGATGAGTCTGAAATGGGGGCGGTGAGAGACAGTTCAGACAAAGGCGATGGAACGGCTGTGAAGCGTAAAAGAGTTCCACGTTTTGAAGAAGTTGAGGAGCCAGAAGTTATGGCTGCACCAGCCACTGAGAGCCCTGGCATGCTCACCAAAATGCAG ATCAAACAAATGATGGAGGCAGCCACCAAACAGATTGAAGAACGCAAGAAACAACTCACCTTTTCATCACCTGCTGCATca CGCCTGTCTTCATCTGATTCAATGTCCCGTCTTGGTGCTGGAGCTGCATCCATTGGTGCGTCCCAGGCGGCTAGTTTTATGAATGATGCAATTGAAAAAGCTCGCAAAGCTGCAGAACTGAAAGCTCGCATCCAGTCTCAACTGTCATCCAAACCTGGGATACTTGGGGGTTTGTCAGCCCCAACACCGAACAACAATATGGTGGCACTAATGAACCTTCAAGCAATGGGAATAGCACCACC CAAAGTTGAGATTAAAGAGATGAACAAGCCCTCACCTCTGATTCTGGATGATAAGGGACGAACTGTGGATGCCACTGGGAAGGAAATTGAACTCACACATCGTATGCCCACGCTAAAGG CCAACATCCGTGCTGTAAAGAGGGAGCAATTCCGACAGCAGCTGAAGGAGAAACCTGGAGAGGAATTGGAGTCTACCTTTTTCGACAATCGCGTGAACTTGGCCCCAGCTCAGCGCATTCGCAAGGGCTTCAAATTTCATGAGCAGGGCCGTTTTGAGAAGATTGCGCAAAGAATAAGAACAAAG GCCCAGTTGGAGAAATTGCAGAACGAAATTGCACAGGCAGCAAGAAAGACTGGAATCCAAGCCTCCACAAAGTTGGCTCTTATCGCTCCTAAAAAAGAGCTTGGTGAAGGAGAGGTCCCACATATTGAGTGGTGGGACTCGTACATTTTGCCCACAAATAAAGAATA CGCTTCAGAGACAAAATTTGAAGAATTGGAGCTTTTCGGTGTGACAAACCTCGTAGAGCACCCAGCCCAAATGAAGCCACCTGGCAAGT TTGACATGGATAAAGCGGTAACTCTGGGTGTGTATTTGACaaagaaagaacagaaaaaacTCAGAAGACAAACTCGCAGAGAAGGTCAAAAAGAGTTACAAGAAAAAGTGCGTCTCGGGCTGATGCCTCCACCAGAACCCAAAG TTCGTATTTCTAACCTGATGAGAGTACTTGGAACGGAGGCAGTCCAGGACCCCACGAAAGTTGAAGCACACGTCCGAGCACAGATGgcaaaaagacaaaa GGCTCACGAAGAAGCCAATGCAGCTCGTAAATTAACAGCAGaacaaagaaaagagaaaaaagtgaaGAAGTTGAAAGAAGACCTCACTGATggtgttcatatttcagtttacaG AATCCGCAACTTGCAAAATCCTGCCAAGAAGTTTAAAGTTGAGGCAAATGCCAACCAGCTGTACCTGACGGGCACTGTTGTTATGCATAAAGATAGTAACATTGTGGTGGTTGAAGGAG GCCCTAAATCACAGAAGAAATTCAAAAGGCTGATGATGCACAGAATCAAATGGGAAGAGCCCAGCAGTAAAAGAGATG accgtgatgatgatgatacaaAGAGGAACAACAAGTGCTGGCTGATTTGGGAG